TGTTCCCGCACCTGAGCATTCTGGAAAACTGCACGCTGGCCCCGATGTGGGTGCGCAAGATGCCGCGGCGCAAGGCCGAGGAAATCGCCATGCATTATCTGGAGCGGGTGCGTATTCCGGAACAGGCACACAAGTACCCAGGGCAGTTGTCCGGTGGCCAGCAGCAGCGTGTGGCGATTGCCCGCGCGCTGTGCATGAAGCCGAAGATCATGCTGTTCGACGAGCCGACGTCGGCGCTCGACCCGGAGATGGTCAAGGAAGTGCTCGATACCATGGTGGGCCTGGCCGAGGATGGCATGACCATGCTCTGCGTGACCCACGAGATGGGCTTTGCCCGCACCGTGGCGAACCGGGTGATTTTCATGGACAAGGGGGAGATTGTGGAGCAGGCGGCGCCAGATGACTTCTTCGACCGGCCGCGCAGTGATCGGACCAAGTTGTTCTTGAGCCAGATTCTGCATTGATGCAACTGGGGCCGCTTAGCGGCCCCTTCGCGGGACAAGCCCGCTCCCACAAATTACCTGTGGGAGCGGGCTTGCCCCGCGAAGGGCTGCAAAGCAGCCCCAGATTTGAAGCCTTACTTCTGTTCCTGAGCGGCGGCCGGAGCAGGCGGTGGCCGCAGCCCCACCTCGGCGACCAGCTTCAGTTGCTGCCCATTGCGCATCACCTCGATGGTGATCTTCTCGTTGGGCTTGATCCGCGCCACCTGGTTCATCGACTTACGCCCGTCGCCCGCCGGTTCGCCGTTGATGCTCATGATCACGTCTCCCAGCTGCAGCCCGGCTTTTTGCGCCGGCCCTTCGCGGAAGATCCCCGCCACGACGATGCCCGGCCGATCCTGCATCCCGAACGACTCAGCCAGCTCCTGGCTCAGCGGCTGTACTTCGATA
The sequence above is drawn from the Pseudomonas putida genome and encodes:
- a CDS encoding amino acid ABC transporter ATP-binding protein; the encoded protein is MSEAIKQPAGPEGIIQMQGVNKWYGQFHVLKDINLNVRQGERIVLCGPSGSGKSTTIRCLNRLEEHQQGRIVVDGVELTNDLKQIEAIRREVGMVFQHFNLFPHLSILENCTLAPMWVRKMPRRKAEEIAMHYLERVRIPEQAHKYPGQLSGGQQQRVAIARALCMKPKIMLFDEPTSALDPEMVKEVLDTMVGLAEDGMTMLCVTHEMGFARTVANRVIFMDKGEIVEQAAPDDFFDRPRSDRTKLFLSQILH